The Thermodesulfobacteriota bacterium genome contains the following window.
AGCGGGGTCCGGGAGCCCCTGCGCTCCGCCGCTGGCCAGGAAGGGCGAGTGTCGCGGAGCCCAGGAGGGGCGGGAGCGACCCCGCAATCCGCGGCAATTGGAGGAGGGGTCCCTCGCGGAACCGGTGCGCCTGGCCTCACCGGTTTCCATGGACTGGGGCGGATCGGTCGATGCGGTACGGGACTACGCTCCGGCGCTCCCGGACCCCGCCCCTAGGTTAGGCGGTGGATTCCGGGGGCGGCCCGGCGGCCCAGCGGCCCAGCACCCGAAGGGCTCAGCGGCGGGCCTCGATGGCCTCGGCGGCGGCCTGGGCGTAGCGGCGCAGCCGCACGTCCTGGCCCAGCGAACGGATCGGGGGCAGGGCGGCGGCGCTGCCCACCCGGCCCAGGCCTTCGAGGGCCAGGCGTACGTTGGCCCCGTTGGGGTCGGAGAGGGCCTCCACGAGGTGGGCCTCGTGCTCCGGCCCCCCGTACCGGGCCAGGTTCACCAGGGCGAAGTGCCGAAGCACCGGATTCTCGTGGGAGGCCAAGAGCGCGATGCGGGACAGGTGGGAAGCGCCGCCCCCCTCTCCCAGGAGCTGGAGAGCCACCCCCACCAGGTTGGGGTCCTGCGCCTCCAGGAGGCCGGCCAGCCGCTCCACTTGGGCCGGCGCGAGCTCGGCCCTGCGGTCGAAAGCCGAAGACGCCCCCCGGAGCCGATGGGGGGCTGGGGCGGCGGCATCCAACGCGAGGGAGACGAAGAACTCTCCCGCCTCCCGGCCCTCGACCCCCTCCAGAGCATCGAGAACCCGCTCCGGCTCGACCAGGCCGGGGTCGCGGTAGAGGTCGCGCAGCAAGGGCACCGCAGCAGCCCCGGCCGCTGCGGCTTCCCGGAGGGCCGTGCCCCCGTGGGCGCCCGAGACGATCTCCTCCCGCAGCACCTGGCCACCCAGGGGGTCTCCCCGGCGCAGCAAGGCGGACGCGGCCCGCAGCCGCACCCGCCAGGCGGGGCTCTTGGCGGCGTCGGCGAGCAGGGCCCGGGTGCCCTCCCCTTCCCACTGCGCCAGGGCCTCCACCGCCGCCGCCGCCACACGGTCGTCCGCGTCCCGCAAACCGGCCTCCAAGGCTGGCCGGGACTCCCGCCGCGACGCCAGGGACAAGAGGGCCTGGGCGCGCACCCGGGGATCGGGGTCGGCGGCCGCACGCAGGAGGATGGTGGTCGCGCCCTCCCCGGGGACGTGGGCCAGGGCCTCCGCCGCCTTGCGGCGCACCCAATAGTCGGGATCCCCCAGCATCTCGCCCAAGGGTTGCGCGGCCTCCGGGCGCCCGGTGCGGCCGAGCGCCTCGGCGCACGCGGCCTTGACCCCGAAGGCGTCGCGCCCCTCGGCCCGGTAGGCCTCGGCCAGGAGCGGCACTGCTGCCGGGTCTCCACACGCCCCGAGGCCTTCGGCGGCCTTGCGTCTCGTGTTGCCGTCTTCCGAAACGATCTCGGCTCGAAGGACCTCCAACTCCTCGGCCCCTTCCGAGGCCAGGCCGGGCCCCGCCGCGGCCCCCAGCGCAAGGGCCGCCCAAAGGGCGAGGAGCAGGGGCAAGCGAGCGCAGACTCTCATGGCAGGGAAACGTATCGGCAAAACGCCTTTCAGGACAAGCCCCAAGACTCCCTCGACTCACCGGCAACCCGCCGGCGAGGAGCCGCGGGGGATCAACGAAATTCCTCTCCCACGTCTCCCCACACCAGGTGATACTTGCGGTAGCGCTCCGGGGCGTCGGCCTTGTGGCACGCCGCGCAAGCGCCGCGGGCCGCGGCGGCGGGGTCCGCGAGGCGCAGGAAACGGGTGGGGACGTTGGGACCCAGGGCACCGAAGCCGGGCTTGATGAAGGGCCCCATGGGGCTCCAGACGTGGGGGTCGTGGCAGCTCACGCACTGGAGCCCGCCCACCGGCCCTTCCGTCCCATCGCGATCGTAGAGCGGGATCACCGGGCTCTCCCCCGTGCGCAGCGCCCGCTCGTCGAGAAGAGTCATGGGCCGCTGCAGGTAGCTCGTGCCCCTGGGGGTGCGCAGGTCCTCGGCGTCCTTCATGTGGTGCTGGAGGAGCAGGAACTCCCCCTGCACCGGCCCGCCCTGCCGGTGGCAGGACCGACACAGGGTGTTGGGGAGATACGCCCCGGGCGCCGGGTCCAGGCCCCACAGGGCCCGGGGTCCGCGGGCTGCGTGCGCCACGTGGCAGGGGCCGCAGGGGCCGAGGTCCGTGGGCCACCCCCTGCGCAGGTCGTGGGGCGTAGAGACCACGGCGCCCTGGCGCGGGTGGCACGAGACACACAGCTCCCCTTCCCGCGGGCTCTTGCGCAGAAACCTTGCAATCGCACCCTTTCCCTCGGGATCGCGGACTCCGTGGACCTCGTGGCAGGTGGCGCAGGTCACGAGTCTCCCGAACGGCCCCCCCA
Protein-coding sequences here:
- a CDS encoding HEAT repeat domain-containing protein; this translates as MRVCARLPLLLALWAALALGAAAGPGLASEGAEELEVLRAEIVSEDGNTRRKAAEGLGACGDPAAVPLLAEAYRAEGRDAFGVKAACAEALGRTGRPEAAQPLGEMLGDPDYWVRRKAAEALAHVPGEGATTILLRAAADPDPRVRAQALLSLASRRESRPALEAGLRDADDRVAAAAVEALAQWEGEGTRALLADAAKSPAWRVRLRAASALLRRGDPLGGQVLREEIVSGAHGGTALREAAAAGAAAVPLLRDLYRDPGLVEPERVLDALEGVEGREAGEFFVSLALDAAAPAPHRLRGASSAFDRRAELAPAQVERLAGLLEAQDPNLVGVALQLLGEGGGASHLSRIALLASHENPVLRHFALVNLARYGGPEHEAHLVEALSDPNGANVRLALEGLGRVGSAAALPPIRSLGQDVRLRRYAQAAAEAIEARR